Below is a genomic region from Medicago truncatula cultivar Jemalong A17 chromosome 3, MtrunA17r5.0-ANR, whole genome shotgun sequence.
aaaattttatattttcaatgcaaaagttATCTTTTGCATTGTGTAATAAGGGTACAAGTTAAGATgatccaaaaatattttattatatgttaaAATTTGATCTACTTTTGCATttctacaattttattttattatttttacaaattgaGTCAAACTACAATCCGAGTCCCAACAAACCGTTCCAGGTTTGACACATGTTACCGTAGCAGCTTATTGTTCCAATAAAAAGGtgaaacaattgacttttttgcAGCTTATTGTTCCAATAAAAAGGTGaaataattgacttttttgatttattttgtaaatgGTGTATCTAGtaagtatatatttataacgaaatatattaattattcaatgaatctaaaaagtcaaatgttttttataataaggaCTAGAGAAAGtatttaattaatgtagttattgatttaaaaatttaaatatcaataaaaaaaatatatgatcatTATTTTCTTCTAATGCATTAAATTGatcttttcatgattttttacatGTTTGACTTTCAACTAGCTACTAACTCACAagtcaaaatattttcttctaatAAGTTCAAACTTATCTCTACATAATTAAATACATCGAAAACAAGCAATTGCATTTGTCCACCAATTAGAAGACTCTCTTAActcatcttcctcttcctctactcTAGCATTCCGAATTACCTCATCTCTCCTTGTCCTTAGCAATTGTAAGGAAGACATGGCCATGGTTGATGCTACTTTCCCCACTATTAGTTTCCACCTCGTAGCACCTTCCTTGTTCTCTTTCTCAGCTATCAATTGATATTTCCTGTCACATTTCCGTAAATATAGCTTTGTTAACAAAATACCCTAAATGAAAACTAGCAACTACAGGAATTAAGAATCAAATGTTTGGCATGCATGCGTGCTCACGATAATGAAGACAGATGCAATAACAATATAATGTATAAACACTTTATCCAAAATAATAACGATTAATAACAATACTTAGcacaaaaaatgtataaataaaatatatggcAAAGACCAACTgtaattgtttttcctttttcttatatgaaaaaaatgcataattttatttattatttcgcATACTTGCAAAGAGGAACCTTGCATGCTTCTTGGTTAATGCAGATGCAGGAGTGAAGTCTAAATAATTTCCACATAGACTTACAACTCCTACACCCTCTCTCGAGTCTCCTATCACATGTGGTAAAGTGTTTGATCAACCCCTGCAAAGCTTGACATGTGGAGAATTTAGTACACGGCCTCCCCGTAATCTCCACATCATATGATGCCACGTTGGTG
It encodes:
- the LOC120579604 gene encoding BTB/POZ and TAZ domain-containing protein 1; protein product: MKNYGIHLLVLSHVFSMPKLKQRCTVDLIQFMTTGNVVDVLHLAKLCDAPNLYFKCVKLVTNNFEAVKETEGWKLLHKHDPCLEVDLIRLNKEQESRKKRGEKHREEQKLFVQLSEAVQCLKHICTEGCTNVASYDVEITGRPCTKFSTCQALQGLIKHFTTCDRRLERGCRSCKSMWKLFRLHSCICINQEACKVPLCKKYQLIAEKENKEGATRWKLIVGKVASTMAMSSLQLLRTRRDEVIRNARVEEEEDELRESSNWWTNAIACFRCI